The Sphingosinicella humi genome has a window encoding:
- a CDS encoding 4-hydroxyproline epimerase, which produces MKHTFFCIDGHTAGNPVRLVAGGAPLLRGETMAERRQDFLARFDWIRTGLCFEPRGHDMMSGGFLYPPTREDADCGILFIETSGCLPMCGHGTIGLVTFGLEHGLITPRQPGKLRIEVPAGIIDIDYKAEGDRVRSVKIRNVPAYLAKRGIEIDVPGFGPLTLDVSYGGNYYAIVEPQGPYTSLDDLGASRIVELSRTIRELVRAAYEPAHPLEPSIRGVSHVLWADKPKGEGADGRNAVFYGERAIDRSPCGTGTSARLAHLHATGRLKAGDSFVHESYICSRFTGRIEEETSIGDQPAIVPSIEGSAIATGFNTIWIDREDPFWAGFSVV; this is translated from the coding sequence ATGAAGCACACCTTCTTCTGCATAGACGGTCATACGGCCGGCAACCCCGTCCGCCTCGTGGCGGGCGGGGCGCCGCTGCTTCGAGGCGAGACGATGGCGGAGCGGCGCCAGGATTTCCTCGCCCGCTTCGACTGGATCCGGACCGGCCTCTGCTTCGAGCCGCGCGGACACGACATGATGTCCGGCGGCTTTCTTTATCCGCCGACGCGCGAGGACGCCGACTGCGGCATCCTCTTCATCGAGACGAGCGGCTGCCTTCCGATGTGCGGCCACGGCACCATCGGCCTGGTGACGTTCGGCCTCGAGCATGGCCTCATCACGCCCCGCCAGCCGGGCAAGCTCCGCATCGAAGTGCCGGCGGGCATCATCGACATCGACTATAAGGCCGAGGGCGACCGTGTGCGGTCGGTCAAGATCCGCAACGTTCCCGCCTATCTCGCCAAGCGCGGCATCGAGATCGACGTGCCCGGCTTCGGGCCGCTGACGCTCGATGTTTCCTATGGCGGCAACTATTACGCCATCGTCGAACCGCAGGGACCCTATACGAGCCTCGACGACCTGGGGGCCTCGCGCATCGTCGAGCTGAGCCGCACGATCCGCGAGCTCGTCCGCGCCGCCTATGAGCCGGCGCATCCGCTGGAGCCTAGCATCCGCGGCGTCAGCCACGTGCTCTGGGCCGACAAGCCCAAGGGCGAAGGCGCCGACGGCCGCAACGCCGTCTTCTACGGCGAGCGCGCGATCGACCGCAGCCCCTGCGGCACCGGCACGTCCGCGCGTCTCGCCCATCTCCACGCCACCGGGCGCCTCAAGGCCGGCGACAGCTTCGTTCACGAAAGCTATATCTGCAGTCGCTTCACCGGCCGGATCGAGGAAGAGACGAGCATCGGCGACCAGCCGGCGATTGTGCCGTCGATCGAAGGCTCCGCCATTGCCACCGGCTTCAACACCATCTGGATCGACCGCGAAGACCCCTTCTGGGCCGGCTTCTCGGTCGTCTGA
- a CDS encoding amino acid permease, which yields MAQSIFGPRKPLHADGTLEPDRVLRKTLSWPHLVALGVGAIVGTGIYTLTGVGADRAGPAVILAFAIAGAVCACAALAYAELATMIPTSGSAYTYTYSVLGETLGWIVGWSLILEYSVACSAVAVGWSAYLVGWLEAAGIHLPPLLLVGPHEGGIVNLPAVLVALTIAGMLMAGTRESATFNIFLVVIKLAALGVFVALTLPAFDSANLTPFMPYGFGSVVQDGETRGVMAAAAIVFFAFYGFDAVATSAEEAKNPSRDLKIGIIGSMLTATSIYMLVAIGAVGAISYTVLADSAEPLAFVLRALDHPFAASAVALAAIVALPSVILVMMYGQSRIFFVMSRDGLLPRWASKVSPRTGSPVLITGLTGLFVAAFAGFFTIGDLAELANAGTLLAFIAVGACLMILRKTQPDLPRVFRCPQPYVVGTLAIVGCAYLMLSLPEITLMRFVAWNAIGLAVYLLYGRARSMLTRDILAVERS from the coding sequence GTGGCGCAAAGTATCTTTGGCCCGCGCAAGCCGTTGCACGCCGACGGCACGCTCGAGCCCGACCGAGTATTAAGGAAAACCCTCAGCTGGCCTCATCTCGTGGCGTTGGGCGTCGGAGCGATCGTCGGCACCGGCATCTACACGCTGACCGGGGTCGGGGCGGACCGGGCGGGGCCCGCGGTGATCCTTGCCTTCGCCATCGCCGGCGCGGTCTGCGCCTGCGCGGCGCTCGCCTATGCCGAGCTGGCGACGATGATTCCCACCTCGGGCAGCGCCTACACCTATACCTATTCCGTGCTGGGCGAGACGCTCGGCTGGATCGTCGGCTGGAGCCTCATCCTCGAATATTCGGTGGCCTGCAGCGCGGTGGCGGTCGGCTGGTCCGCCTATCTGGTCGGCTGGCTCGAGGCGGCGGGAATACATCTTCCACCCCTCTTGCTAGTGGGGCCCCATGAAGGCGGCATCGTCAACCTCCCCGCGGTGCTGGTGGCGCTGACCATTGCCGGAATGCTGATGGCGGGCACGCGGGAAAGCGCGACTTTCAACATCTTCCTCGTCGTTATCAAACTCGCCGCGCTCGGCGTATTTGTAGCGCTCACTCTCCCAGCCTTCGACTCCGCCAACCTGACGCCCTTCATGCCCTATGGCTTCGGCAGCGTTGTGCAGGACGGGGAGACTCGCGGCGTGATGGCGGCGGCGGCGATCGTCTTCTTCGCCTTCTACGGCTTCGACGCGGTCGCGACATCGGCCGAGGAAGCGAAGAATCCGTCCCGCGACCTCAAGATCGGCATCATCGGATCGATGCTGACGGCGACCTCGATCTACATGCTGGTCGCGATCGGCGCGGTCGGCGCGATCAGCTACACGGTGCTCGCCGACTCCGCCGAACCGCTCGCCTTCGTGCTGCGCGCGCTCGATCATCCGTTCGCGGCGTCCGCAGTGGCGCTGGCGGCGATCGTTGCGCTGCCGTCGGTGATCCTGGTGATGATGTACGGCCAGAGCCGCATCTTCTTCGTCATGTCGCGCGACGGGCTGCTGCCGCGCTGGGCGAGCAAGGTGTCGCCGCGGACCGGCTCGCCGGTGCTCATCACCGGCCTCACCGGCCTGTTCGTCGCCGCCTTCGCCGGCTTCTTCACGATCGGCGACCTGGCGGAGCTCGCCAATGCCGGGACGCTGCTCGCCTTCATCGCGGTCGGCGCCTGCCTGATGATCCTGAGGAAAACGCAGCCCGATCTGCCGCGCGTGTTCCGCTGCCCGCAGCCCTATGTGGTGGGCACGCTCGCGATCGTGGGTTGCGCTTATCTCATGCTCAGCCTGCCGGAGATCACCCTGATGCGCTTCGTCGCCTGGAACGCGATCGGCCTTGCAGTCTATCTGCTCTACGGCCGCGCGCGGAGCATGCTCACCCGCGACATCCTCGCGGTCGAACGATCCTGA
- a CDS encoding GntR family transcriptional regulator produces the protein MSSIVVRNLSDQLVELVRDRILSGEVTADLPIRQDALAAELGVSKIPLREALTRLEQEGLIRSQANRGFFVRPLSTQEAEEVYALRLKLEPDAVALAAEQAKDDEQAVARQALAELDRVTDARGESVGAFNRAFHLALVRPAGQPITFSIIERLHILSERYVRKHLEPSGRDERAIDEHRSMLERWLARDGRTAASLTRTHIEQTLEDLRRQLSAERKEQKPE, from the coding sequence ATGAGCAGCATTGTCGTCCGCAATCTTTCCGACCAGCTCGTCGAGCTGGTGCGCGACCGAATTCTTTCCGGCGAGGTCACCGCCGATCTGCCGATCCGCCAGGACGCGTTGGCGGCGGAACTCGGCGTCAGCAAGATCCCGCTCCGCGAGGCGCTGACCCGGCTGGAACAGGAAGGACTGATCCGCTCCCAGGCGAACCGCGGCTTCTTCGTTCGGCCGCTGTCGACGCAGGAGGCCGAGGAAGTCTACGCCTTGAGGTTGAAGCTGGAGCCCGATGCGGTGGCCTTGGCGGCCGAGCAGGCGAAGGACGATGAGCAGGCGGTCGCCCGCCAGGCGCTGGCCGAGCTCGACCGGGTGACCGACGCCCGCGGCGAGAGCGTCGGCGCGTTCAACCGCGCCTTCCACCTCGCGCTCGTGCGGCCGGCCGGCCAGCCGATCACGTTCAGCATCATCGAGCGGCTCCACATCCTTTCGGAGCGCTATGTCCGCAAGCATCTGGAGCCCTCGGGACGCGACGAACGCGCGATCGACGAGCACCGCAGCATGTTGGAGCGCTGGCTGGCCCGCGACGGCAGGACCGCCGCGTCGCTGACGCGCACCCATATCGAACAAACATTGGAGGATCTGCGCCGGCAGCTGTCGGCGGAACGCAAAGAGCAGAAGCCGGAATAG
- a CDS encoding NAD(P)/FAD-dependent oxidoreductase has product MPSKKTGAPKTAIVIGGGIVGLCCAFRLQSRGISTTLVDPQPERRGASWGNAGHIAVEQVEPLASLATVRSMWRRLFWRGGALSLPMREVAAWLPFSLRLLGAARPARFAAGKAALAALLSEAMPAWTRLLGEASAPELLLSQGHFIVWETPESAARGRAAWAAADTGTTRFRDVTPEEMAQLTALTQRPPAGAIRFEGSGQISDLGELAKRLGTAFEQLGGRQRHARVDRLHVLEGRAVPRLDTGEELRAHAVVLAAGAASGALLRPLSETVPIIAERGYHIQSAETEWPEDMPPVVFEDRSMIVTRFRSGLRAASFVEFGRADSPGDVRKWARLRDHVQALGLPFRLPGEPWMGARPTFPDYLPAIGRSRRAENLFYAFGHQHLGLTLAPVTGEAVAAMVNGDAPAVDVAPFALERFQRHSPAKESR; this is encoded by the coding sequence ATGCCAAGCAAAAAAACCGGGGCGCCGAAAACGGCCATCGTCATCGGCGGTGGAATCGTAGGACTCTGCTGCGCTTTTCGTCTGCAATCGCGCGGTATTAGCACAACCCTCGTCGATCCACAGCCGGAGCGGCGCGGGGCTTCGTGGGGCAATGCCGGCCATATCGCCGTGGAGCAGGTGGAGCCGCTGGCTTCTCTGGCGACGGTGAGGAGCATGTGGCGACGCCTGTTCTGGCGGGGCGGGGCCCTGTCGCTGCCGATGCGGGAGGTTGCCGCCTGGCTTCCTTTCTCCCTGCGCCTGCTCGGGGCCGCGAGGCCGGCTCGATTTGCCGCCGGCAAGGCCGCGCTGGCTGCGCTCCTCAGCGAGGCGATGCCGGCCTGGACGCGGCTTCTCGGGGAGGCGAGCGCGCCGGAGCTGCTGCTGAGCCAAGGTCATTTCATCGTCTGGGAAACACCCGAAAGCGCCGCGAGAGGCCGCGCCGCATGGGCCGCCGCGGACACCGGAACGACCCGCTTCAGGGACGTGACGCCGGAAGAGATGGCGCAGCTCACCGCGCTGACGCAAAGGCCGCCCGCCGGGGCGATCCGCTTCGAAGGCAGCGGCCAGATCAGTGACCTCGGTGAACTCGCCAAGCGGCTGGGGACTGCGTTCGAGCAACTGGGCGGGCGCCAGCGTCATGCGCGCGTGGACCGGCTCCACGTCCTAGAGGGCAGGGCGGTGCCTCGGCTCGACACGGGCGAGGAGCTGCGCGCCCACGCTGTTGTGCTCGCCGCGGGCGCGGCCTCGGGCGCGCTCCTGCGGCCGCTCAGCGAGACGGTGCCGATCATCGCCGAGCGCGGCTATCACATCCAGTCGGCCGAAACGGAATGGCCGGAGGACATGCCGCCGGTCGTCTTCGAGGACCGGTCGATGATCGTCACTCGTTTCCGCTCGGGCCTGCGAGCGGCGAGCTTCGTCGAGTTCGGGCGCGCCGACAGCCCGGGCGATGTTCGCAAATGGGCGAGGCTGCGGGATCATGTGCAGGCGCTCGGCCTTCCTTTCCGTCTGCCCGGAGAGCCCTGGATGGGCGCGCGGCCGACTTTTCCCGACTATCTGCCCGCCATCGGCCGCAGCCGACGCGCCGAAAATCTCTTCTATGCTTTCGGGCACCAGCATCTCGGTCTCACCCTGGCGCCCGTCACCGGCGAGGCCGTGGCGGCGATGGTCAATGGCGACGCACCCGCCGTGGACGTCGCGCCATTTGCGCTGGAGCGATTCCAAAGACACAGTCCCGCCAAGGAGTCTCGATGA
- a CDS encoding DUF885 domain-containing protein: MKTISWAAMATALMIAAPAAPVWAQPSAGAAQTVPGSADARLKALYDAEWDWREKEMAREPGEDGRGATADHLPRVDAATQQRRLEYWTNVLSELGKIPRDQLSPEEKINAEVFETIITAFVNDIRFKTYEAPFNSDSFFWTDFSPREGFQDADEYRRYLGRLKDVPRYFAEQTANMRAGLARGFTVPKVSVTGRDKTIEPYTKADETNPLYVPFLQMPSNIPAAEQERLKAEAKQVIAQQAVPAYTELLSFIRDEYLPKARTNISASSLPDGKAYYQAMIEKFTTLKLTPEEIHKIGLSEVARITAEMEATKKKAGFNGTLGEFRHFLKTDPQFYAKTPHELIAEASYWVKKADLKLKDTIGFLPRFRHGILPVPEALAPIYTGGRGGLESCLFNTYNLPARPLYTLPSLALHECTPGHSFQGALALEGPPRPAFRNATYFSGYGEGWGLYTEWLGTVMGIYETPYQEFGRHTYEMWRAVRLVVDTGIHHYGWSREKALDYMKANLALSDHEITTEVDRYIAWPGQAVSYKLGELQIRRHRREAEQALGPKFDQRKFHDAILQIGSVPLPVLEERMKQFIADGGENPPMTAAAP, from the coding sequence ATGAAGACCATATCCTGGGCCGCGATGGCGACGGCCCTCATGATCGCCGCGCCGGCAGCACCCGTCTGGGCCCAGCCGTCGGCCGGCGCGGCGCAAACGGTTCCGGGCAGCGCCGACGCGCGGCTGAAGGCGCTGTACGACGCCGAGTGGGACTGGCGCGAGAAGGAAATGGCGCGCGAACCGGGCGAGGACGGGCGCGGCGCTACGGCCGACCACCTCCCCCGCGTCGACGCGGCGACCCAGCAGCGTCGGCTCGAATATTGGACGAACGTTCTCTCCGAGTTGGGCAAAATCCCGCGCGACCAGCTGTCTCCCGAGGAAAAGATCAACGCCGAGGTGTTCGAGACGATCATCACGGCGTTCGTCAACGACATACGCTTCAAGACCTATGAGGCGCCGTTCAACTCCGACAGCTTCTTCTGGACTGACTTCAGCCCGCGCGAAGGCTTCCAGGATGCCGACGAATATCGGCGTTATCTGGGGCGCCTCAAGGACGTGCCGCGCTACTTTGCCGAGCAGACCGCCAACATGCGCGCCGGCCTCGCCCGCGGCTTCACCGTGCCCAAGGTGTCGGTGACCGGCCGCGACAAGACGATCGAGCCTTACACCAAGGCCGACGAGACCAATCCGCTTTACGTCCCCTTCCTGCAAATGCCGTCGAATATTCCGGCGGCGGAGCAGGAGCGACTGAAGGCCGAGGCCAAGCAGGTCATCGCGCAACAGGCGGTGCCCGCTTATACCGAGCTCCTCTCCTTCATCCGTGACGAATATCTGCCGAAGGCGCGGACGAACATCAGCGCGTCCTCGCTGCCGGACGGCAAGGCCTATTACCAGGCGATGATCGAGAAGTTCACGACGCTGAAGCTGACGCCCGAGGAGATCCACAAGATCGGCCTAAGCGAAGTGGCTCGGATCACGGCCGAGATGGAGGCGACGAAGAAGAAGGCGGGCTTCAACGGCACGCTCGGCGAGTTCCGGCACTTCCTGAAGACCGATCCGCAATTCTACGCCAAGACGCCGCACGAACTAATCGCCGAGGCCTCCTATTGGGTGAAGAAGGCGGATCTGAAGCTCAAGGACACGATCGGCTTCCTGCCCCGCTTCCGCCACGGCATCCTGCCGGTGCCCGAGGCGTTGGCGCCAATCTACACCGGTGGACGCGGCGGTCTCGAAAGCTGCCTGTTCAACACGTACAACCTACCGGCGCGCCCGCTCTACACCCTGCCGTCGCTCGCGCTGCACGAATGCACCCCGGGGCATAGCTTCCAAGGGGCGCTCGCCCTCGAAGGACCCCCGCGTCCGGCTTTCCGTAACGCCACCTATTTCTCAGGCTATGGCGAGGGCTGGGGCCTCTATACCGAATGGCTTGGCACCGTGATGGGCATTTACGAGACGCCCTATCAGGAGTTCGGCCGCCACACCTACGAGATGTGGCGCGCCGTCCGGCTCGTGGTCGACACCGGCATCCACCATTATGGCTGGAGCCGCGAAAAGGCGCTCGACTATATGAAGGCCAATCTGGCCCTCTCGGATCATGAGATCACGACCGAGGTCGACCGCTACATTGCCTGGCCGGGACAGGCCGTTTCCTACAAGCTGGGCGAGCTCCAGATCCGCCGCCACCGCCGCGAGGCGGAGCAGGCGCTCGGGCCGAAGTTCGACCAGCGCAAGTTCCACGACGCGATCCTCCAGATCGGGTCGGTGCCGTTGCCGGTGCTGGAGGAGAGGATGAAGCAGTTCATCGCCGATGGCGGCGAGAACCCGCCCATGACCGCCGCTGCCCCCTAA
- a CDS encoding dihydrodipicolinate synthase family protein → MWQGVYPAATTQFAADSSVDLDATQRVQTALVEDGVDGLVLLGTVGENNSLLPEEKRAVLRGAVEALGGKVPLITGVSELNTDRAVQYAKDAEAIGMTALMVLPAMVYVPTSEELFAHLKAVAEATSLPVMLYNNPPAYRVSIDFETLEKLADIPNVVAIKESAPDSRRITDVINRFGDRYTIMAGLDDVALEAMLLGASGWVSGLTSAFPQESVALIAAFERGDFEEARRIYRWFMPLLHLDSDPDLVQSIKLAEQIMGRGSERVRMPRLPLSGARRADVIAMVEKCAATRPTLTKAAA, encoded by the coding sequence ATGTGGCAGGGCGTCTATCCCGCCGCCACCACCCAATTCGCAGCCGATTCGTCGGTCGACCTCGACGCTACCCAGCGTGTTCAGACCGCCCTCGTGGAGGACGGCGTGGACGGGCTGGTGCTGCTCGGCACCGTCGGCGAGAACAACTCGCTGCTGCCGGAGGAGAAGCGGGCGGTGCTCCGCGGCGCCGTCGAGGCGCTTGGCGGCAAGGTGCCGCTCATCACCGGCGTGTCCGAGCTCAACACCGATCGGGCCGTCCAATATGCCAAGGACGCCGAGGCCATCGGCATGACCGCGCTGATGGTGCTGCCAGCGATGGTTTATGTGCCAACCTCCGAGGAGCTGTTCGCCCATTTGAAGGCGGTCGCCGAGGCGACCTCGCTCCCCGTCATGCTCTACAACAACCCGCCGGCCTATCGCGTGTCGATCGATTTCGAGACGCTGGAGAAGCTGGCCGACATCCCCAATGTCGTGGCCATCAAGGAAAGCGCCCCGGATTCGCGGCGCATCACCGACGTCATCAACCGCTTCGGCGATCGCTACACGATCATGGCCGGGCTGGACGACGTCGCGCTGGAGGCGATGCTGCTCGGCGCGAGCGGCTGGGTGTCCGGCCTGACCAGCGCCTTCCCGCAAGAGTCGGTGGCGCTGATCGCCGCGTTCGAGCGCGGCGACTTCGAGGAGGCCCGGCGCATCTACCGCTGGTTCATGCCGCTCCTTCACCTCGATTCCGATCCGGACCTCGTCCAGTCGATCAAGCTCGCCGAGCAGATCATGGGCCGCGGTTCCGAGCGGGTCCGCATGCCGCGTCTGCCCTTGAGCGGTGCCCGTCGCGCGGACGTAATCGCCATGGTCGAGAAATGCGCGGCCACGCGGCCGACGCTCACCAAGGCCGCCGCATGA
- a CDS encoding amidohydrolase family protein has translation MKNVRSRLMRSLGATALLAAMVAAPLPAAPGASVPDPIPARTEGIGPYQRIVLRNVTIVNGTGAPAQGPYDIVLSGDRIAEIKSIGSPGAIDENRRAAPGDHEIDLTGHYVLPGFVDSHVHLHSLEDGQNVPSEYVLKLWLANGVTSVRDVGSSGRPIEWLVDIKRRSAANEIVAPRIDIYPMFQDILDKPVNDPEMARHAVREAKRRGADGIKFIGGEEDVLYAALDEAEKVGLRTTMHHAQQVVAYADVLRTSAHGLDSMEHWYGLPEAMFTDRSVQDWPTDYVNNDEQMRFGEAGRLWKQAAEPGSDAWNKVMDTLLERDFVLSPTFTAYLTSRDFMRMSRATWHDEYTLPSLWDWYRPSRTNHGSYWFDWTTEDEMAWKENYRLWMRFVNDYKNRGGTVTVGSDSGFIYNLYGFGYTQEMLLLREAGFSPLEVIHAATQAGAEALGHENELGTIRVGRKADLVIVDGNPIANLKLLFGTGTVKLNDETKQVERVGGIRYTVKDGIIYDARELRAEVRDMVARQKTERNIPAGPMKIEAVDLTR, from the coding sequence ATGAAGAATGTTCGCAGCCGATTGATGCGCTCCCTAGGCGCCACCGCCCTGCTGGCCGCGATGGTGGCCGCCCCCCTTCCGGCCGCGCCCGGCGCGTCGGTTCCGGATCCGATCCCTGCCCGCACCGAAGGGATCGGTCCTTATCAGCGGATCGTCCTCCGCAACGTCACCATCGTCAACGGCACGGGCGCGCCTGCGCAGGGGCCTTATGACATCGTCCTCTCGGGCGACCGCATCGCCGAGATCAAATCGATCGGTTCGCCAGGCGCCATTGACGAAAATCGCCGCGCCGCGCCCGGCGATCATGAGATCGACCTCACCGGCCATTATGTCCTGCCCGGCTTCGTCGACTCCCACGTCCATCTGCACAGCCTGGAGGACGGCCAGAACGTCCCCTCCGAATATGTGCTGAAGCTGTGGCTGGCGAACGGCGTCACGTCGGTACGCGACGTCGGCAGCAGCGGGCGCCCGATCGAATGGCTGGTCGACATCAAGCGCCGCAGTGCTGCCAACGAAATCGTCGCACCCCGCATCGACATCTATCCGATGTTCCAGGACATCCTCGACAAGCCGGTCAACGATCCGGAGATGGCGCGCCACGCCGTGCGCGAGGCCAAGCGTCGCGGCGCCGACGGCATCAAGTTCATCGGCGGCGAGGAGGATGTGCTCTACGCCGCGCTCGACGAAGCCGAGAAGGTCGGCCTCAGGACGACCATGCACCATGCCCAGCAGGTGGTCGCCTATGCCGACGTGCTCCGCACCTCCGCCCACGGCCTCGACTCGATGGAGCATTGGTACGGCCTTCCCGAAGCCATGTTCACCGATCGCTCGGTCCAGGATTGGCCGACCGATTATGTGAACAATGACGAGCAGATGCGCTTCGGCGAGGCCGGACGTCTTTGGAAGCAGGCGGCCGAGCCCGGCTCCGACGCCTGGAACAAGGTGATGGACACGTTGCTGGAGCGCGATTTCGTGCTCAGCCCCACCTTCACCGCCTATCTCACCAGCCGCGACTTCATGCGCATGAGCCGCGCCACCTGGCACGACGAATATACGCTGCCGTCGCTGTGGGACTGGTATCGCCCCAGCCGCACCAATCACGGTTCCTACTGGTTCGACTGGACCACCGAGGACGAGATGGCGTGGAAGGAGAATTACCGTCTCTGGATGCGCTTCGTAAACGACTACAAGAACCGGGGCGGCACCGTGACGGTGGGGAGCGACAGCGGCTTCATCTACAATCTCTACGGCTTCGGCTACACTCAGGAGATGCTGCTGCTGCGCGAGGCCGGCTTCAGCCCGCTGGAGGTGATCCACGCCGCCACGCAGGCAGGCGCGGAGGCGCTCGGCCATGAAAACGAACTCGGCACCATCCGCGTCGGCCGCAAGGCGGACCTCGTCATCGTGGACGGCAACCCGATCGCGAACCTGAAGCTGCTGTTCGGCACCGGCACGGTCAAGCTCAACGACGAGACCAAGCAGGTCGAGCGCGTCGGCGGCATCCGCTACACGGTCAAGGACGGCATCATCTACGACGCGCGCGAACTGCGCGCGGAGGTGCGCGACATGGTGGCGCGGCAGAAGACGGAGCGGAACATTCCGGCCGGCCCGATGAAGATCGAGGCGGTCGACCTCACCCGATAA
- a CDS encoding aldehyde dehydrogenase family protein, with translation MTETITLSHHVAGRAVTGSTAFEQSNPALPDDLRVEGPEAAPDLVAEAVAAARGAVDALASAGIEARADALARIGRALAAEADRLALLIARETGKTLGDSKGEVMRAARLFDFFAGETLRNVGERFASTRPGATVEVDYAPVGVVAAITPWNFPIAIPAWKIAPALAFGNAVVWKPSEISSATADALMKIIAESGLPAGSVNMLLGAGGAGKALTEADGVDAISFTGSVATGERVRLAAAQRSVRVQLEMGGVNGLIVMADADLDNAVDCAVNGAFFAAGQRCTATSRIIVEEAIADRFVEAVKAKVATLKIGDPRDPATQVGPLAAPRQKQLIARQVAEVEGTGLKPLFGGSAAEMEHCFYAPTLFDNVSTASTLGQEEIFGPVAGVIRVNGFDEAIETLNGNRFGLSAGICTRSLLHAEEFKRRARAGMLMVNLPTAGVDYHAPFGGTGASSYGPREQGRAARTFYTILKTSYQKAL, from the coding sequence ATGACCGAGACCATCACCCTTTCCCACCACGTCGCCGGCCGCGCCGTCACCGGCTCCACCGCCTTCGAACAGAGCAACCCTGCCCTGCCGGACGATCTTCGCGTCGAAGGCCCGGAAGCGGCGCCGGACCTCGTCGCCGAGGCGGTGGCCGCCGCGCGCGGCGCCGTCGATGCGCTCGCTTCGGCCGGCATCGAGGCGCGGGCCGATGCGCTCGCCCGTATCGGCCGCGCCCTCGCCGCCGAGGCCGACCGCCTGGCGCTGCTCATCGCCCGCGAGACCGGCAAGACCTTGGGCGATTCCAAGGGCGAGGTGATGCGGGCCGCCCGGCTGTTCGACTTCTTCGCCGGCGAGACGCTGCGTAATGTCGGCGAACGCTTCGCCTCCACCCGCCCCGGCGCGACCGTCGAGGTCGACTACGCGCCCGTCGGTGTCGTCGCGGCGATCACGCCCTGGAATTTCCCCATCGCCATCCCGGCCTGGAAGATCGCCCCGGCGCTCGCCTTCGGCAACGCGGTGGTGTGGAAGCCGTCGGAAATCTCCTCCGCTACCGCCGACGCGCTGATGAAGATCATCGCGGAAAGCGGCCTCCCCGCCGGCAGCGTCAACATGCTGCTGGGCGCCGGTGGCGCCGGCAAGGCGCTGACCGAAGCCGACGGAGTCGACGCGATCAGCTTCACCGGATCGGTCGCGACCGGCGAGCGCGTCCGCCTCGCCGCCGCTCAGCGTTCCGTCCGGGTGCAACTGGAGATGGGCGGTGTGAACGGTCTCATCGTCATGGCCGATGCCGATCTGGACAATGCCGTCGACTGCGCCGTGAACGGCGCCTTCTTCGCGGCCGGGCAACGCTGCACGGCCACGTCGCGCATCATCGTCGAGGAAGCGATCGCCGACCGCTTCGTCGAGGCGGTGAAGGCGAAGGTCGCGACCCTCAAGATCGGCGACCCGCGCGATCCGGCCACCCAGGTCGGACCGCTCGCCGCGCCGCGCCAGAAGCAGCTCATCGCCCGCCAGGTGGCCGAGGTCGAAGGCACCGGGCTGAAGCCCCTCTTCGGTGGCAGCGCCGCGGAGATGGAGCATTGCTTCTACGCGCCGACGCTGTTCGACAATGTCTCGACCGCCAGCACGCTGGGCCAGGAGGAGATTTTCGGCCCGGTCGCCGGCGTCATCCGTGTAAACGGCTTCGATGAGGCGATCGAAACGCTGAACGGCAACCGCTTCGGCCTGTCCGCCGGCATCTGCACGCGCTCGCTGCTCCACGCCGAGGAGTTCAAGCGTCGCGCCCGCGCCGGGATGCTGATGGTGAACCTGCCCACGGCCGGCGTCGATTATCACGCACCGTTTGGCGGCACCGGCGCCTCCAGCTACGGTCCGCGCGAGCAAGGCCGCGCCGCACGTACATTTTATACGATATTGAAGACAAGCTACCAAAAAGCGTTATGA